The Gymnogyps californianus isolate 813 chromosome 6, ASM1813914v2, whole genome shotgun sequence genomic interval CTGGTTTAGTACGACCCGGTGTCCCCGCTGGGCTGGGAATGCTGGCAAGCCCCCGGCGCTCACCTCCCGCCTCGCCGCAgcctctgcagctcctcttcgCCGGCGAGGCCACCCACCGCACCTTCTACTCCACCGCCCACGGGGCCCTGCTGTCGGGCTGGCGAGAGGCCGAGCGGCTCAACCAGCTCTTCGACGCACCCGGCCCCGCTCCTCGGCTCTGAGGCGGCGAAATAAAACCCGTGCCTTCGTGGGTCGCTGCAGACCAGCCTCCTTTATTGGGAAACCTCCCCGGCGGAGCGACGCGGaggcttctctctctctggcagggaaggggggatGGATGCGGCTCTTCGGCTCGGGTCCGGCGGGGAAGAGGGCCTGGCGGCGTTAGTACCAGTTAGTGCTGGCGATCAGGAAGCGGGTGTCGTCCAGCGGGGCCTGCGTCGGACCTGGCTGCGAGGtgggctgaggggctggggtgGCTGGGGGGCGGGTTGGGGACTAGGTCCCGCGGCACGGGGGGTGCCGGGCCCCGCGGGGGGCACTCCGTGCCCCCCGCGGGGCCCGGCACCCCCCGTGCCGCCAGGACCCCCCGTAGCCCCCACAGGCCCCGTAGGCCGCGGCTCCGCCATGGCGCTGAGGAGGAGACGGGAGCGACGGCCGCGGAGGGGAACGCCCCGCCCACGCGACGCGCTGCCGTCGCGCCGGATGTGACGCCGAGGCAGGGGCGCCGCCGCCATgagagggtggggaggaaggttacgggcggcggcggtggcggcgaCCGGAGCCGGGCCGGTAGCTGGCGGGTTCCGGGAACGGTTCGATTTCGGTGGCCGCGATGTGGCGTCCTGGTTCCCGGGGCACATGGCGAAAGGTGAGgggtgggagcggggagggCTGACCCCCCcaaccgccccccccccccacgttGCCGCCGCTCACCCAGCGCTGTGTTGCAGGCCTGCGGCAGATGCGGGCCTCCCTGCGGCGCGCCGACTGCCTCATCGAGGTGCACGACGCTCGCATATCCTCCGGCACGGCTCTTcattccttcccctccccgggTGTGCCCTttggggcagcaggagctggcatCCCGGGACCCCGACCCCTGCACCGGTCCCTGCTCCAGTTGCTCTGTCTCCCTCCAGGCCGCCCCTTCTCCCACTCCCGTACCCCTCTCCAGCTCCGCACCAGCCCCATCaactcccccctcccaccccccccaactGCTCCCCCCCaatccctgctccccccccaatccctgctccccccccaaTCCCTGCTCCCCCCAATCCCTGCTCCCACACCAGCGCACAGTCACTCTCCTTAGCGGCGCTCACATCCCGCTGTCGGGCCGTAACCCCATGCTTCAGGAGGCACTGGGCATCCGCCCGCATGTCCTGGTGCTGAACAAGATGGACCTGGCTGATCCCCGCCGGCAGCCGGTGAGcaccggggcagggctggctggctgaGGCCTCACGGGTCACCGCAGGCGGGTGACCAGCAATGCCTCTGCCTGTCCCCTTCAGAGAGTCTTGGAGCACCTGAAGCAGCAGGGATGCTCGCACGTTGTCTTCACTGACTGCCAGCGCGATGGCAACGTCAAGAAGGTAACGGGCCAGCAGCCCCgcgcccagccctgctccttgCTGCCGGCAGCTGAGGGCCGTGCACCCGTGTCCCGGCCCTACGGAGCGGCCTCAGTGCCCCACTGTGAGGAGGTGACGCTGGCTGCTCCAGAGCGATCTTCATTTCCAGCTTACCCGAGGCGCCCCGTCCTCTGCTCGGCCCCCGTTTTGCTCATCCTCTTGGCACGGCGTCCTCCGAGCGAGTGGCCTGCCGCCAGCCCGGGCGCAGAGCCGCCGTTACAGCCCTTCTCcctgtttctctgcagattGTTCCGCTGGTTGCCAAGCTGGTGGGCGACAGCCCGCGCTACCACAGGGCCGAGGTGAGAGGCGGCCGCGCGATTGCCGGGGCGTGCGCAGGGAGTCAGGGTGGCCGGAGGGACGAGGCCGCTCGCACGCGTGCCAAAAACGCCGGCAAAGGCCGGGTTGTTTCGCTGTTGCGGCTGCCCGTCGCTCCGGGCGGGTGGGTGGCCGATAACCGGCCGCTCCCTCCCCGCTTCCTCCTCGCTTCCAGAGCACCGAGTACAGTATCCTGGTGATCGGCGTGCCCAACGTGGGCAAGTCCTCGCTCATCAACTCCCTGCGGAGGCTGCACCTCAAAAAGGGTATTTCTCCGCGGCGTCTGGGCTCGGGGAGGAAGCCGCTGGCGCAGCCGtggagcgggcggcggggcagAGCGAAGCGTCGCTCGCTTCTCTGactgtctctctcctttccccgAAGGGAAAGCCACCGCGGTCGGTGGCGAACCGGGCATCACCAAGGCAGTGCTGACCAGAATCCAGGTACCGTCCCCGCGGCGCAGCCGGTTGGGTGGGTGCTGGCCCCTGCCTCCCTGCGCCCTGGAAAACCTCGAGGCAGGCGGAGCTGATCGCAAAGGGTTGCACGGGTCCCCTTTCCGGCGCGACCTTAACGAAAGAGCTCAACGCTTCGCTCCGTTAGCCGTGTCGGTAGTCCGCGGTGCTAATTACCAAGCTGCGCGTCCTCAGGGCCCTGCCTCCCCTCATCCCAGGTCTGCGAGAAGCCCCTGATGTACCTGGTGGACACGCCAGGCGTGCTGCCCCCGAAACTGGGGGACGTGGAGACCGGCATGAAGCTGGCGCTGTGCGGTGAGGTGGAGGCTgtggccggggcgggggggactCCCCAAACGTGGCTTCGAGCCCCGGCTGGGCCTGGTGCCCGAGGTTGgggcagcaggctgctgctcaCGTgtcccccccgccaccccccagGCCGGCGCGCGCGCTGCCTGGGTGGCCACGGGTGCCACGTGGCCGGCGGGGAGGGGTGACCGGCGCTTTgagcagggctgaggggagcTGGGGCTTGATCCTTTTTTCCAGGAGCCATTCGTGACCACCTGGTAGGGGAGGACATCATGGCCGACTACCTCCTGTACACCCTGAACAAGCGGCAGCAGTTCGGGTGAGTCAGCGGGAGAACCGGAGCGGGCCCCGGGCTGCGTCCGCTGCCTGCGCTTCCGAGCGGGCGGTGGAGAAGCCCGTTCCCCGGGGAATTGGGTGGGGGAGAAGCGATGCCGGCGGGGTGTGAGGCCACCTCCTTCGGCAGGTACGTGCGGCGCTACGGGCTGGCCGAGGCCTGCGACGAGATCGAGCCCGTGCTGAGGCGCGTGGCCCTCGCCCAGGGCAGGACGCAGAAGGTGAAGGTGCTGACGGGCACGGGTGAGTGCTCGGGGGGGGGATCTCTGCCGCCTGCCTTTTGGGGATCCTGGCTTTTGGGGGTCCTGGGGCGGCTCCAGGCTCCGCTGACACCTCCATCCGCACCCGCCGTCCCTGTTTCCAGGGAACGTCAACGTGACGATGCTCAACTACCCGGCCGCTGCCTACGAGTTCCTGCGGGATTTCCGGGCGGGACGCCTGGGTAGGGTGACGCTGGACTGAGAGCTGTCCCACGGGGGAGAGGCACCGCAGGCTGGGGACGAAGGCCCGGCTGCTCCCCGGGGACACCCCGGCACCCCGCAGGGCTGGAGCCACCTCGGCACGGAGCTCTTGGCGTGCGATTAAAGCGGCTCTGCCGGGGCGGCCCCCCCGTTTCGGACCCCGGGCTGCTGCAAAGGGCCAGGGGGGGTACAGGatccccgcggcggggggggacgaGGCTGCGCCGTGGGGGCTGCCCCGTGGTGTCACGGCTGCTGCCTCCCGCCGGGACAAAAACCCCTGGGGAGCCGTTTCCTCGCTGCGGTCTTTGCGCTTTCGGGGACCTCCATCCCGAAATAAAACCTCCGTGGgcagggggccggggccggtggCCGTCCCGGGGTCCCGGTCCCGAGCCCCCGAGCCCCGCATCCAGCCACGCTTGCTTTCCGCCCAGCTTTATTGCCGCCTCCTCGCCCTCCAAACGCTGCGAGAGACCCACGTACAGAGGAACGGCGcgaacggggcgggggggcccgAGCCGGCGGGGTTTGGCACGGGGTGCACGGGAGGGGAAGGTGATGGAGGGGCTTCCCGCGGGGTCCTGCCCCGCTGGTGGCCGGTAACGGGGTGAGGCCGGGCGCCGGGTGGGCGCAGCCCTGGGAGCCGCTGCTAGCCCAGGGGTGGTGGGCTCagcccccggggcgggggggggcggccggtCCTCGCGGCATCGGTAGCTGCACCGGGCACGGTCGGGTTCCTCCGAAACCATCAGCGGTGGAGGACGGCGGCCAGCGGGCAGAGCCAAGACACGGCCCAGCCCGGCGGGTCCCGGCCCGGTGCGGTGGAGGTCCAGGCGCTGGCGGCGGCCGTCCGGTTGCCATCGTGGTACTCGACGCCGTCGTCCGCTTCCAGCTCGCCGGCCAGCCGGGCCCGGCGCAGGGCGGCTCCCGCCGCCACGCcggccgccgctcccgccgccgccgcccccgccaCCCGTAGGGCCGCCCCGGCCGAGCCGTAACGGGGCACCGATGCCTTCACCCGGCCTCGGGCGGCCCCCCGGGCCCCGCCACGGGCGGCCCCCCGGGCGCCACCGCGCCCGCCTTTGCCGGCCACCGTGTCGCAGAAAGCGGCGGCCAGCAGCATCAGCGCCCAGCAcgccgccgcgctccgccgCATCCCGCCGCACCTGGGCACAAGGAGAGCCCCCCGCGCTCAGCCACGGCCCGCCGGCGCGCACACGCGTGTGCGCGGTGCGGCCTCGCCCGCCCGCCTGTGTCCGTGGGCACGTGCAAGGAGGCGCAGGCGGGAGTCTGCCCGTGCACGCGCCCGCAGGCCGCACGCGGATGCGCCGGCTGCGTGCGTGTGCTTGGGTTGCGCACGCCTGTCTGTCACTCATGCGTGTGCTTGGGTTGTGCACACCTGTGTGTCACTCATGCGTGTGCTTGGGTTGCGCACGCCTGTCTGTCACTCGTGCGTGTGCTTGGGCTGCGTGCACCTCAGTGTCACACATGCAGCAGCCCATGGGTTGCATAAACACGCTCTCCCCCCTGTGTGGATGAGGCGTGCTCTTGCACATGCTTGCACGCGCAGCCATGCACACTCACACGCACCCGTGCGCACGGTGCTTGCACACGCATGCACAAGTTGCATGCACCATTCCCGCGGGCGCCCACACCCGGGTTGCAAGCGTGCGTTCCTAAGCGCACCTGTGCACCGCTTATACGCACGCGTGCACGCCCGTGCGTGGCTGCACGCGCAGCCCCGTGCaaggcacacacacacgcttGCACGGCCTGTGCACGCGCACACGCCGCTGCGCTGAACACAGCTGCCCGTGGGTGCGTGCACGCTTGCACGCCGCTCACGCGCACTCAAGCACGCCCCTCGGGCACGCTTGTGCACGCGCCGCACACGCGGCTTGCACGccagccccccctcccccattccccccccccccccccgcagcagcGCGCGTGTACGCGCACGGCCGCGGGGCACATTCACACCCCCCCCCACGCACGCACACGCGCACCCCTCCCCCGGCACCGTGCaggccgccccccccccgccctcgGGGCTCACCGGGCCCGGGGCTGCCGCTGGCTCCCTCCGCTCCGCTCCTCCACggccgcgctcccgccgccgcgctcccgccgccgtccgtgtgttcccccccccccccaaactccacgcgcgggggcgggggcgcgcgCTCGGGGCCGCGCGGCGGCAGGGGGCGCGCGCGGGGCCGCCCGTGGCGGTGCGTGCAACCGCGGGAGACGGCGGGGGaagcaaccccccccccccgtcgcCGCCGCGGTTCCGCCCCACGGCGCCTCGAAACCCCCCCCTAATCCCGTCCCCAGTAGGCCCCACTCGTGTCCCGCCGCGCGGGGCCGAGGGCAGGACGGCAGGCCCGCCACGGGCGGGCCCCGGGGGGGCGCAGGGCCCGCGGCCCCTTCCCCGCGGCCTCCGCCCACGGCACCGGGGGGTCCCCacggcggcggcccggccccccgccccgcccggcaGCGCGCCaggggcggggcgcggcggcaCCGCTTCGGCCAATGGGGATGGCGCGCTGTGGGGCGGGGCCGCCTCGGCCAATGGGcgccggggggggcggggcgtCCGCCGGGCGGtggggcggagcggggccgtTCCGCCGCGTTCCGCCATGGCCGCCGCGCTGCGCGCGCtcctccgccccgccgccgccgccgccgccgccgccgcgcgccgCCGCGcgctcctcccgccgccgccccgccccctcctCGGGGCGCGGGCCTGCAGCGCCGGTGAGCGGGGCACCGGGGCGGGCACGGGGGGCGCCCGGCGACGGGGAGCGGGGCCCGCCTCCCGGCACCGGGGCCTGGCCCCGCGCACCGGGGCACCGACACCGGGCACCGGGTCCCTGCACCTTGCGCGGGGCCTGGCACCGGGCGCCCGGTCCCTGCACCATGTATGTATGGGCTGTGGCACTGCGTACCGGGGTCCCAGCGCCGTGCACACGCCCAGCGCCGTGCACACGCCCAGCGCCGTGCACCGGGGCTCAGCACCATGTACGGTCCCAGCACCGTGCACCGgggcccagcaccctgcacGTGCCCAGCACCTTACACAGGGTCCCTGGCCCGTGCATCAGGGCCCAGCACCGTGCACCGGGTGCCTGGACCATGCACCGGGTCCCAGCACCGCGCACCGGCCTCGGCACAGGGTGGTTCCTGGGGTGCGCCTGTCCGGGTCAGGATCGCACCGGGAactccccgccagccccggtCCCGAGCCCCCGGGGGGGTGACGTCCCGCTGAGCTGCCGGTGACCGCTGGCAAGCACCCGCCGCCCTGAAGGTCGCCTTAAAATAGCGCGGTGCCCCGGCAGCAGCCGGGCCTCACCGGAGGGcgggtggaggggggggggggtctcgGCCGGTTGCAG includes:
- the MTG1 gene encoding mitochondrial ribosome-associated GTPase 1, encoding MRGWGGRLRAAAVAATGAGPVAGGFRERFDFGGRDVASWFPGHMAKGLRQMRASLRRADCLIEVHDARIPLSGRNPMLQEALGIRPHVLVLNKMDLADPRRQPRVLEHLKQQGCSHVVFTDCQRDGNVKKIVPLVAKLVGDSPRYHRAESTEYSILVIGVPNVGKSSLINSLRRLHLKKGKATAVGGEPGITKAVLTRIQVCEKPLMYLVDTPGVLPPKLGDVETGMKLALCGAIRDHLVGEDIMADYLLYTLNKRQQFGYVRRYGLAEACDEIEPVLRRVALAQGRTQKVKVLTGTGNVNVTMLNYPAAAYEFLRDFRAGRLGRVTLD
- the SPRN gene encoding shadow of prion protein; this encodes MRRSAAACWALMLLAAAFCDTVAGKGGRGGARGAARGGARGAARGRVKASVPRYGSAGAALRVAGAAAAGAAAGVAAGAALRRARLAGELEADDGVEYHDGNRTAAASAWTSTAPGRDPPGWAVSWLCPLAAVLHR